A region of Acidobacteriota bacterium DNA encodes the following proteins:
- a CDS encoding ABC transporter substrate-binding protein, translated as MPTASATKTREITVAHSPDSDDAFMFYALATNKVRVPGLKFTHTLCDIETLNRKAREGKGFYDVTAISFHAYPYIQENYALLGSGGSVGDGYGPMIIASKAFTVEEITSKKIAIPGTLTTAYLVLKLFAPKIETEVVPFDQIMAQVEAGKYEAGLIIHEGQIMYDRHGLHKIVDLGKWWRDKTGLPLPLGGNAIRRSLGAETIPRVAKALKDSIQYGLDHREEALEYAMQFARDLDRSLANRFVSMYVNERTVDYGEEGRRAIRLLLEEGHKAKIIPTKAKVEFVE; from the coding sequence ATGCCGACCGCTAGCGCCACGAAAACGCGCGAGATCACCGTCGCGCACAGTCCCGATTCCGACGACGCGTTCATGTTCTACGCGCTCGCGACCAACAAGGTCCGGGTGCCCGGACTGAAGTTCACGCACACCCTCTGCGACATTGAGACGCTGAACCGCAAGGCGCGCGAGGGCAAAGGCTTTTACGACGTCACCGCCATCAGCTTCCACGCCTATCCCTACATCCAGGAGAATTACGCGCTGCTCGGTTCGGGCGGCTCGGTGGGCGATGGCTACGGCCCGATGATCATCGCGTCCAAGGCGTTCACCGTGGAAGAGATCACGAGCAAGAAGATCGCTATCCCCGGCACCCTGACGACGGCGTATCTCGTGCTCAAGCTCTTCGCGCCCAAGATCGAGACCGAGGTCGTGCCCTTCGACCAGATCATGGCGCAGGTGGAAGCCGGCAAATACGAGGCCGGGCTGATCATCCATGAAGGACAGATCATGTACGACCGCCACGGCCTGCACAAGATCGTGGACTTGGGAAAATGGTGGCGCGACAAGACCGGGCTGCCGCTGCCGCTGGGCGGCAATGCCATCCGGCGCTCGCTCGGCGCCGAGACCATTCCGCGGGTGGCGAAGGCGCTGAAGGATTCCATCCAGTACGGGCTCGACCACCGCGAAGAGGCGCTGGAGTACGCCATGCAGTTCGCGCGCGATCTCGATCGCTCGCTCGCCAATCGCTTCGTCTCGATGTACGTGAACGAGCGCACGGTGGATTACGGCGAGGAAGGCCGCCGGGCCATCCGCTTGCTGCTGGAAGAGGGACACAAGGCGAAGATCATCCCCACCAAGGCGAAGGTGGAGTTCGTGGAGTAG